GTGTCGTAGCACCAGCGAATGAGCGCCCGCAAAATCCGCATTTGAATGGCTTCTCGTTGATATGAATGACAACATGTTCTCGCAGCTCCGAGGGGCCTGTGAACGATGAAGGACAGTGGCCGCATTGGTATGGACGATCTGGGGACTGCAGAAGAAAAAAAGCTGTATTTGGattttgtaaaaattttaatatatcagaACTAAAAGACAACCTCCATTACCTGTGGACAAACATGCATCTGGAGTAGAACGCGTTGTGAAAACGTCTGTGAGCATTGACCACATTGCCATATATGGGGTTCCCCTTGATCTTTGAGGCCCAACCCATAAGGGTCCAAGGATCTCTCTGGGTCATCAAAGTCCTAAAGATAAAACGATATTCTAAGCTGGATAATTTTATAGTAGTAGCAATAGTACTACCACTACAAAAAAAGTTACTTATTACCTcacttttcaaaaatatcttttcaaAAGTAAATACATCATTCTGACAAACAACATTATATTAAAGCAAAAACATGGAGAAATGTAAaacattgaaaataaaatatttcattaGAAGGTTGCTTCTAGTTCCGACaattactaaaacaaaacactaaaacaaaacatgtaCAACATAGCTGTGCATGCTAACGCATAAGTCCaattctttcttaaaagtcaccaTGTTTATGCTCTCTAACGTGATAAGCCGTTTGGTTATAAACCCGTAGCGATAATGGAACTGTTACTGAAGCGTTTTAAGAATCGCCCAAGTTCTTCAGTCTAGGAGGTTGCAACCTTCTCTAACCGGATTTAGGATCTCGAGGATCTGCCGGCTTGTTCTGTTATAATGACTTTTAAATTTTGTTGGTCacgattttgcgtgacctgtcggggaaggaccgGAACCGAAGAAAGGATCgatcgatgaaaggtttttctaaaaaaaaaaattctcgagcatagcaacgaagtttcaagccGGCGTTATCTTTAAACAACGTGAAAGTGCCAGAATAAGGTTATATTGAGCAGGGATAGTATCTTCAGTAAGCACGATGGCTCCGAAAATATCACGCGTTGACATTTTAAGCGCTTGTTGCCAAcatattttgcaattttaagtAATTATACCATATACCCATTTCAACATGCAAATCAAACACTACCTACGAATGAACTGATTCAAGTTGTTGGTTAAGTAGTTAATTGtcaaacaacaaaatgaaaagaaaactaacatgACAGGCTTACATACTGAGGGTGTTTTTAAATCAAGCAGTCTAAAATCTCGAAAAATCTGACTTCACCTCATCCCTTGGGGCATCGTATAAAAGATCGTCTTCCATCCCTGTGGGCTTCCACTGAACTCTTGACTCTATAAGTAAAATAGCGCAATTAACAAGACAGAAGAAATAGTTTTTATTGTTTAGATACAgatgaaatactaggattttccttCTTACGAAAAAATCAcgtcttcaccgcgcgcagtgaacatatcatttttatctttcacatgtgatcCAGATGTCGTCATTGTAactaacacgattagccaataaaactcGAGTTTCTCCTTCATTGTAAAATACTCTTGTACTGTAATATAATTCacctctactacattaacactctaattgcacaaattatttgacattatcataactttcatatcttgtctcatgttacacaacatgcgcgTTTTAGCGGTTGGTAACCACTTTTTCGCCATTCCgaaaatgtaataaaacaagttgtttttaatctAGACATAtcatatctatataataaacagaacattacgtGGCCGCTTAGAGAAACAATATTTAAGTCGAGCTTTCCAGTACGCTGCCTAGATAAAGATGATGTAGGAAGGTCCCTAACTTTTTTAAGCAGCAGATTCCATATTTTATGACCAATGCATTTAATAGAATGCTTTCCATGTGCAGTCGTATTAAATCTCGATATGGCGAAATCCTTGTCTCTCAGGACTTTATCTGCATTTTTTCTGGACATAGGTGCTAGAACGTTACATAGACTGAATAGAATCATGAAACCGGGTGAAATAGTTGTGCGCATGcctgatgtgttggccacaccaggttggtgttagcgtgtgtcactttgcttttttgttttttgtcttttttttcaaaatcataaaACGTATCATGAGTCATATGTACCTTTAACCACCTTGGCTTTCATTAATGCTGGAATATCCAGGAACTCGGAGTATTTTTCATCGTACCACACTAAAAGCTCTCTGCCAACTGGAATGTGTCTAAATGCCCGGTAGTAAATATTTCCACAGTACTGGAAGACGGTCATATTTTGTTCTTCCCTGTAGCGAGCACATTGAATAAACCGCATCCAACTCGACATAAATTCTTCACTGCCGTCAATAAAGTGGCTGAATTTTCCATCTTTGTATATCTACCAAGGTAGAACAAAAATAGCGTTTAATTTGGCGTTATTCATTGATATATTAGGTCTCATTTAACACCCGTACAGTCGTTATGTGCAAGACTTAAGCCCCGGTCAAAGGTGACCAGAACTTTTGTCGTTAGGCCACCTTGTTTGATGCTGTTTGATCGTGTGTGTTAAAATCTGAAATCCATCAAACATCCGATCAAACGGCATCAAACATCTTTGGTTTGATGTGCGGTGTTTGGTTCGTTTGGCCAGC
This portion of the Montipora capricornis isolate CH-2021 chromosome 11, ASM3666992v2, whole genome shotgun sequence genome encodes:
- the LOC138023926 gene encoding putative histone-lysine N-methyltransferase PRDM6, translating into MNRTCPLSELKYPVTGALAKRPQFSLEDICMYLYGHKPVEPALIEDPLKLLKQRENCQDLKKKRCSPQSPSLIFPDEVRLCKSSVPGADFGVCASQPIPPGTWIGPYEGQVVRREELRQGAHNSYMWEIYKDGKFSHFIDGSEEFMSSWMRFIQCARYREEQNMTVFQYCGNIYYRAFRHIPVGRELLVWYDEKYSEFLDIPALMKAKVVKESRVQWKPTGMEDDLLYDAPRDEDFDDPERSLDPYGLGLKDQGEPHIWQCGQCSQTFSQRVLLQMHVCPQSPDRPYQCGHCPSSFTGPSELREHVVIHINEKPFKCGFCGRSFAGATTLNNHIRTHTGEKPFKCEKCHKTFSQSTQLSRHQKSPEECIRDNNVERK